Proteins encoded within one genomic window of Arachis ipaensis cultivar K30076 chromosome B08, Araip1.1, whole genome shotgun sequence:
- the LOC107610454 gene encoding uncharacterized protein LOC107610454, protein MGYFKVKVYHGGWFTYKNGPLEYMGGETTVIEEIDGDWWSVFEAYAELKQLGYVEENIPSLWFKDLADEDMEKNLKLFKTDADSIDMCRIAELRDHVELYVVHKVQDEEVFPDAGYIDVREKDGMGDISEGQELVLYGGVDEGQNQSEPVAAYSGAEDDNEVEYGNSSDSDSLDSEYKPSGEEDDSEDDVHFTDSDDELDPEGRNEDFEDDEGENSDDLEEDHQVGADGFDSEHDGLRFPVHKLQKDMGQYKWEVGTVYASREEFKDTVIAYVVHTARAIRFRKCDLQRVRAVCSGDCPFWVYAAKIRGWGFYIRSGGKAFKKKVEANLKVKIRELVSKAQKKWNLTVTKSLASKTKQIALDQIQRTFREQYKRIYDYGQELMRANPGSSVRIQVQRSPDLDIEAPASSRTSYCIFQRIYVCLEACKQSFQHCRDFIGLDGCFLKTPLGGQLLTAIGWDSNDQILPIAYAVVEAETKDSWTWFLSHLASDVGLEKMGRATFMSDQQKGLLPAYEEVITGVDNRLCVRHLYNNFRKRFPGLQLKKLMWKCAKEAYRYLIAIPPRYWSRSMFTYNSKVDTLVNNMFESFNSTIVDAREKPIVTMLEKIRVKLMTRWAENRKLAQNYSGTILPRIRLRLEKRSRSAGEWRPYWSTAQKYEVVNGLDKFAVDLGSHECSCRMWKMSGIPCVHAISCIKFKGLDLEPFVDGCYKKEAYMRCYDSIIQPLNGVDLWERTAHPDVMPSPIEGLVTGQ, encoded by the exons ATGGGTTATTTTAAAGTGAAGGTCTACCATGGAGGATGGTTTACTTATAAGAACGGTCCATTAGAGTACATGGGTGGAGAAACAACAGTGATAGAAGAGATTGATGGTGATTGGTGGTCTGTATTTGAAGCCTATGCTGAGCTAAAGCAACTTGGTTACGTCGAGGAGAATATCCCATCGTTGTGGTTCAAGGATCTAGCAGATGAAGACATGGAGAAAAATCTGAAATTATTTAAAACTGATGCAGATTCCATTGACATGTGTCGAATAGCAGAGTTGAGAGACCATGTAGAGTTGTATGTTGTCCATAAGGTTCAGGACGAAGAGGTGTTTCCTGATGCTGGCTACATTGATGTTAGGGAGAAAGATGGGATGGGTGACATTAGTGAGGGGCAAGAGCTGGTTCTGTATGGTGGAGTAGATGAGGGGCAAAACCAATCTGAACCAGTTGCTGCTTACTCTGGGGCAGAGGACGACAATGAAGTTGAGTATGGTAACTCTAGTGACAGTGACAGTCTCGATTCAGAGTATAAACCATCTGGAGAAGAGGATGATAGTGAAGATGATGTGCACTTTACTGATAGTGATGATGAGCTTGATCCTGAGGGAA GAAATGAGGACTTTGAAGATGATGAGGGAGAAAACAGTGATGACTTAGAGGAGGATCACCAGGTTGGGGCTGATGGGTTTGATTCGGAGCATGACGGTTTGAGGTTTCCAGTTCACAAGCTTCAAAAAGATATGGGACAATACAAATGGGAAGTTGGCACAGTGTATGCATCTCGGGAGGAGTTCAAGGACACTGTAATTGCTTATGTTGTGCATACCGCAAGGGCAATCAGGTTTAGGAAGTGTGATTTGCAGAGGGTTAGGGCTGTTTGTTCGGGTGATTGTCCTTTTTGGGTTTATGCTGCAAAAATCAGAG GGTGGGGATTTTACATTCGAAGTGGCGGCAAGGCGTTTAAGAAGAAGGTTGAAGCTAATCTGAAGGTGAAAATAAGGGAGTTGGTTTCGAAGGCACAGAAAAAGTGGAACTTGACTGTCACTAAGTCATTGGCAAGTAAGACCAAGCAGATTGCACTTGATCAAATTCAGAGAACCTTCCGAGAGCAGTATAAAAGGATTTATGACTATGGACAGGAGCTGATGAGGGCAAATCCAGGATCCTCAGTTCGCATACAAGTGCAGAGGTCCCCAGATCTTGATATTGAAGCACCAGCATCATCCAGGACCAGTTACTGTATCTTTCAGAGGATCTATGTGTGCTTGGAAGCATGCAAGCAGAGCTTCCAGCATTGCAGGGATTTCATTGGCCTAGATGGCTGCTTTTTGAAGACACCCCTGGGAGGACAATTGCTCACTGCAATTGGTTGGGATTCCAATGATCAAATCCTGCCGATTGCATATGCGGTTGTGGAGGCCGAGACGAAGGACTCATGGACTTGGTTTCTAAGTCATCTTGCATCTGATGTTGggcttgagaagatgggaagagCTACCTTCATGTCTGACCAACAGAAA GGTTTGTTGCCAGCATATGAAGAGGTTATAACAGGAGTGGATAATCGGTTATGTGTTAGGCACTTGTACAACAACTTCAGGAAAAGGTTTCCAGGGTTACAATTGAAGAAACTGATGTGGAAGTGTGCTAAG GAAGCCTATAGGTACCTAATTGCTATCCCTCCTAGGTATTGGTCTAGATCTATGTTCACCTATAACTCTAAAGTAGATACATTGGTTAATAATATGTTTGAGAGCTTTAATTCTACCATAGTTGATGCTAGAGAGAAGCCTATAGTTACGATGTTAGAGAAAATCAGGGTTAAACTAATGACGAGGTGGGCAGAAAATAGGAAACTTGCACAGAATTattcagggacaatcttacctagGATTAGATTGAGGTTGGAGAAGAGATCTAGGTCAGCTGGGGAGTGGCGGCCATACTGGTCTACAGCTCAGAAGTATGAAGTTGTGAACGGTTTAGACAAGTTTGCGGTAGACTTAGGCTCCCATGAATGTTCATGTAGAATGTGGAAGATGAGTGGCATACCTTGTGTCCATGCTATTAGTTGCATCAAGTTCAAGGGACTAGACTTAGAACCTTTTGTGGATGGGTGTTATAAGAAAGAAGCGTACATGAGGTGCTATGACTCAATCATACAGCCCTTGAATGGAGTAGATCTTTGGGAGAGAACAGCACACCCTGATGTTATGCCCTCTCCTATCGAAGGCCTAGTCACAGGCCAATGA
- the LOC107610455 gene encoding fasciclin-like arabinogalactan protein 21: MAPRCSCWFPVYFLVSVTLGVIAISSAVHSSSKNSSQEVTPPIPNDVSLNASEALRRAGFTVIADLLHHKPPFFHPPNNSTIFAIKDSAITDNSSLPPWLLKNLLLYHTATSIYTMQDLLNNTTLGSCLTTLFRQKKLSVTKIDPNLRTIEINRVLISNPDIYLDSQLAVHGVLSPFASLRRQDPQSWGLDDAQPPTCRVNMNTRRNPPAQASNGYSSSSNNQSAIEWNRIVQLLGSKGYSSFSIALHSVLEGISKDSVGLTSATIFAPPDMALLGYPSTLLDRAVRLHILPKRLTYQELTLLPVRSLLRTLMPDDELEIDGVLGFLPGVVISGVEIVAPDMLTSDGFVVHGISRPFKMPELTA; encoded by the coding sequence ATGGCACCTCGCTGTTCGTGCTGGTTCCCAGTGTACTTCTTGGTATCGGTGACACTGGGAGTCATCGCAATCTCCTCCGCCGTGCATTCCAGCTCCAAGAACTCCTCCCAAGAAGTCACACCCCCAATACCCAATGACGTCTCCCTCAACGCCTCCGAAGCCCTCCGCCGTGCCGGCTTCACCGTCATCGCCGACCTCCTCCACCACAAGCCTCCCTTCTTTCATCCCCCCAACAACTCCACCATCTTCGCCATCAAAGACTCCGCCATCACAGACAACTCCTCCCTCCCCCCATGGCTCCTCAAGAACCTCCTCCTCTACCACACGGCCACCTCCATCTACACCATGCAAGACCTCCTCAACAACACCACCCTAGGCTCTTGCCTTACCACCCTCTTCCGCCAGAAGAAGCTCTCGGTCACCAAAATCGATCCCAACCTAAGAACAATCGAGATCAACCGCGTCCTTATCTCAAACCCCGACATCTACCTCGATTCTCAGCTCGCCGTTCACGGCGTTCTTTCACCCTTCGCTTCTCTTCGCCGTCAAGATCCCCAGTCGTGGGGCTTGGACGACGCTCAGCCACCAACTTGTCGCGTGAACATGAACACAAGAAGAAACCCTCCGGCTCAAGCCTCTAATGGCTATAGTAGTTCTTCGAACAACCAGAGCGCTATTGAGTGGAACAGGATCGTGCAGTTGCTGGGTTCAAAAGGTTACTCGTCGTTTTCAATAGCCCTGCATTCGGTTCTTGAAGGGATTTCGAAGGACTCGGTGGGTTTGACGTCTGCTACGATCTTCGCGCCTCCTGATATGGCGCTTCTGGGGTACCCTTCGACGTTGCTTGATAGGGCGGTGAGGCTTCACATTCTGCCGAAGAGGCTGACGTATCAGGAGCTGACGTTGTTGCCGGTAAGGAGCTTGTTGAGGACTCTGATGCCTGATGATGAGCTTGAAATCGATGGGGTTCTAGGGTTCCTGCCAGGTGTTGTTATCAGTGGCGTTGAGATTGTAGCACCTGACATGTTAACTTCTGATGGATTCGTCGTTCATGGCATTTCTAGACCTTTTAAGATGCCTGAGCTTACTGCTTGA
- the LOC107614531 gene encoding calcium-binding protein PBP1, giving the protein MMAASAGANAERGKGAVDFEDLLPVIAKKLGGEGLMRELEKGFELLMDKEKRVITLESLRRNSALLGLHDLKEDEIVSMVREGDIDGDGALNIMEFCVLMFRLSPQLMEDSCFLLQQALQHELQASTAFY; this is encoded by the coding sequence ATGATGGCTGCAAGTGCAGGTGCAAATGCAGAGAGAGGAAAAGGGGCTGTGGATTTCGAGGACTTACTGCCGGTGATAGCGAAGAAGCTGGGCGGGGAGGGTCTCATGAGGGAGCTGGAGAAAGGATTTGAGCTTCTGATGGACAAGGAGAAAAGGGTGATCACGTTGGAGAGCCTGAGGAGGAACAGTGCCCTGTTGGGTCTGCATGATCTGAAGGAGGACGAGATTGTGAGCATGGTCAGAGAAGGTGATATTGATGGCGATGGCGCGCTTAACATCATGGAGTTTTGCGTCCTCATGTTCAGATTGAGTCCACAGTTGATGGAGGACTCTTGTTTCTTACTTCAACAGGCTCTGCAACATGAATTACAGGCATCAACAGCATTCTATTGA
- the LOC107610453 gene encoding putative protein TPRXL yields the protein MKKRRAVAGDEEQSSRTHLSRKREKQRCSLCGSVGHNKSRCPKPIEDLQSKNKEKQQKESTKSNHLAAKEGRKTASSQPIPKQSVKRKAVSATQPPSSTQSNNAAQPKSPRGRPKETTKPNCSTQHDLQPNKVASPTSSAPSSSSSQPATRTLPSSQPTLTTSSSQPVRHFSARLSGAPHISPKKLKLMAKLPLRKWGML from the exons ATGAAAAAGAGGAGAGCAGTTGCTGGAGATGAAGAACAGAGCAGCCGCACTCACTTATCAAGGAAGAGAGAGAAACAAAGGTGCTCTCTGTGTGGATCTGTTGGGCACAACAAAAGTAGATGCCCTAAACCTATTGAGGACTTG CAGTCAAAGAACAAAGAAAAGCAGCAGAAGGAAAGCACCAAATCAAACCATCTAGCTGCCAAGGAAGGAAGAAAGACTGCCTCTTCCCAGCCCATTCCCAAGCAATCTGTCAAGAGGAAAGCTGTTTCAGCAACACAGCCACCATCTTCAACTCAATCCAACAATGCAGCACAGCCAAAAAGTCCTAGAGGCAGGCCCAAGGAAACTACTAAGCCCAACTGCTCAACCCAACATGATCTACAGCCCAACAAGGTTGCCAGTCCAACAAGTTCAGCACCTTCTTCATCCTCATCACAGCCAGCCACCAGAACTCTTCCTTCATCTCAGCCTACCCTTACCACATCTTCAAGCCAACCTGTTAGGCACTTCTCTGCCAGGCTTTCTGGAGCACCTCACATTTCTCCAAAGAAACTGAAGTTAATGGCAAAGTTGCCTCTAAGAAAATGGGGAATGCTTTAA